One region of Metallosphaera sedula DSM 5348 genomic DNA includes:
- a CDS encoding MFS transporter produces MLKTIISLLLIFLLAALSVYSISFVLPSLSSIYGQGVYFTVPLSWIGGSIGGVALSVLADRWSRRLSLLVSIVLFVVPLLLNAFVKSLFLLYVLWFLIGFGVNGENGISYAYAAELSPPRYRGFVGSVMQGLYFIGGLLGLLWAFLFRNLEIYFLSLGLVSLVSFILWFLIPESTRRSHSTSRKVSIFKVLILGSIFAVGSFLFVVPLVSLSFTLLSSLRIDAFLIISIALAVGMISFTLAGRISDKIGRKRTTFLFIAISVPFSLLMLLTANPLLLSISLIILMIGSSFFAYFGVWMSEVFPPEMRATGTNLVFFLGRLVGGGFGVSIVLLMPFGLKNDLGIALIASSLLVLGSVIGLPETVKR; encoded by the coding sequence ATGTTAAAGACCATTATCTCCCTCCTTCTCATTTTCCTTTTGGCTGCCCTATCCGTTTACTCCATTAGCTTTGTCTTGCCCTCTCTTTCCTCGATTTACGGGCAAGGAGTATACTTCACCGTTCCATTAAGCTGGATAGGGGGTTCCATAGGCGGAGTTGCCCTCTCCGTGTTAGCCGATAGGTGGAGCAGGAGGCTCTCTCTTCTGGTTTCCATCGTCCTGTTCGTAGTCCCCCTTCTTTTGAACGCCTTTGTGAAGAGTTTGTTCCTGCTTTACGTCCTCTGGTTTCTCATAGGTTTTGGCGTTAATGGTGAAAACGGAATCAGTTACGCCTACGCGGCGGAGCTCTCTCCCCCAAGGTATAGGGGATTTGTGGGGAGTGTGATGCAGGGATTGTACTTTATAGGGGGTCTCTTGGGCCTGCTATGGGCATTTCTCTTTAGGAATCTAGAGATTTACTTCCTATCTCTAGGACTCGTGTCACTGGTCTCGTTTATCCTCTGGTTTCTTATTCCTGAATCAACGCGGAGAAGTCACTCTACCTCAAGAAAGGTAAGCATCTTCAAGGTGCTTATACTCGGATCAATTTTTGCCGTAGGCTCCTTCCTCTTTGTGGTTCCCTTGGTCTCGCTCTCCTTCACATTACTTTCTTCACTCAGGATAGATGCCTTTCTTATCATCTCGATTGCGTTGGCAGTGGGCATGATCAGCTTCACCCTAGCAGGGAGAATCTCGGACAAGATTGGAAGGAAACGGACCACCTTCCTATTCATCGCGATCTCAGTCCCGTTCTCTCTTCTAATGTTACTCACTGCCAACCCCCTTTTGCTGAGCATTTCCCTGATCATACTCATGATTGGTTCCTCATTCTTCGCGTATTTCGGGGTCTGGATGAGTGAGGTCTTTCCGCCTGAGATGAGGGCCACTGGAACAAACCTGGTGTTTTTCCTGGGTAGACTTGTGGGCGGAGGTTTCGGGGTTAGCATAGTCCTTTTGATGCCCTTTGGGCTCAAGAATGACCTGGGAATTGCGTTGATTGCATCGTCTTTACTGGTGTTAGGTTCGGTTATCGGCCTCCCTGAAACCGTGAAGAGGTAG
- a CDS encoding protein kinase domain-containing protein, with amino-acid sequence MLNPRIKWSSRKFGNLFDVILHLFFSDTFLFKEIPVDVDQLLVTWDGKLVSCLPTGTRGNYLCKVSSPPGVHRVSVEVIYGGRRIVKTENVPLIDFDISLSLDKNSLLVKLLGYSDPDTISVKLNGTPLTPSRIGPGEYRVDITERGVAEVEVCISGICKRSIINVEPHLSLSDWDPSVWVGRNLYGYQVMEFLGEGGFSYVMKASSPGGVVALKIPKLTQSPASGLTRNVINVLDDLFKEQSALLELSDSPYLVKLVGVHLDRDSVRRALTEPRYYLEYPPMIVMEFMAGGSVSRLVKDDVQFYSDNWKTAVFMIISRISSGLLKIHEKGYVHCDVKPSNILLDREPPPTAGELYERMKRREVNPKLADLGSAVKIGGVPPGVTLEYSSLEQVTSTRYGGVNPRDDVYSLGATIYYLLTKRYLNSPMIPFMEKALGGGGLDNSVYALRDYSTLEAVGLDSKIVRFIKDMTSENRDKRPSSLEVFNFFTSLVN; translated from the coding sequence GTGCTTAATCCCAGGATTAAATGGAGCTCAAGGAAGTTTGGAAATCTATTTGATGTCATCCTTCATCTTTTCTTCAGTGACACCTTCCTGTTCAAGGAGATTCCAGTTGATGTGGATCAACTTCTTGTGACCTGGGACGGTAAGCTAGTCTCATGTCTTCCCACGGGCACCAGGGGGAACTACCTGTGTAAGGTCTCCTCTCCTCCAGGAGTTCACAGAGTTAGCGTGGAGGTCATTTATGGAGGGAGGAGAATCGTGAAGACGGAAAATGTTCCCCTCATAGATTTCGATATTTCCCTCTCCCTGGATAAGAATTCCTTACTGGTCAAGCTTCTAGGGTATAGCGACCCTGACACGATTTCAGTTAAATTGAATGGAACTCCTCTAACCCCATCGCGTATAGGTCCAGGGGAGTACAGGGTTGATATCACTGAACGTGGAGTGGCTGAAGTTGAGGTATGCATCTCGGGAATTTGTAAGAGGTCAATCATAAACGTCGAACCACACCTATCCCTGAGTGACTGGGATCCATCAGTATGGGTTGGGAGGAACCTCTACGGCTATCAGGTAATGGAATTTCTAGGCGAAGGGGGTTTCAGTTACGTCATGAAAGCCTCCTCTCCCGGAGGAGTTGTGGCACTCAAGATACCGAAACTGACCCAGTCCCCAGCCTCAGGTCTAACTAGAAACGTGATCAATGTCCTGGATGACCTATTCAAGGAGCAGAGTGCCCTCCTCGAGTTGAGTGACTCTCCCTACCTGGTTAAACTTGTGGGCGTTCATTTGGATCGGGACTCAGTGAGGAGGGCCTTGACTGAACCTAGATACTATCTAGAGTATCCACCCATGATAGTTATGGAGTTCATGGCAGGAGGATCCGTGAGTAGATTAGTTAAGGATGACGTCCAGTTTTACTCTGACAACTGGAAGACCGCGGTTTTCATGATAATTTCAAGGATATCCAGCGGTTTGCTCAAAATACACGAGAAGGGTTACGTTCACTGTGACGTGAAGCCATCGAACATTCTTCTAGACAGGGAACCCCCTCCTACAGCAGGTGAGCTATACGAGAGAATGAAGAGGAGGGAGGTTAACCCCAAGCTTGCTGATCTGGGATCAGCGGTTAAGATAGGGGGAGTTCCTCCAGGAGTTACCCTGGAATACTCGTCGTTGGAACAGGTGACCTCCACGAGATACGGCGGGGTCAATCCACGGGACGACGTGTACTCCCTGGGGGCCACAATCTATTACCTTCTCACGAAAAGGTACCTTAATTCCCCCATGATACCCTTCATGGAGAAGGCGCTAGGAGGCGGAGGCCTGGACAACTCGGTGTACGCGTTGAGGGATTACTCTACCCTTGAGGCTGTTGGTCTGGACTCAAAGATAGTGAGGTTCATTAAGGACATGACATCCGAGAATAGGGACAAGAGGCCTAGTTCCTTAGAGGTTTTCAACTTTTTTACGTCGCTGGTGAACTAG
- a CDS encoding PIN domain-containing protein produces the protein MRVLLDTSFVLPVLGVEVKGTESSLERLSSHEVFFSEISMLEALWVLKKMSKSGTRVDMKRVKEGLLSLSGFKRVKTPLRVFYLARLNQDRHRDMIDLTLYFTALSLNMKFLTLDKELERIDDKGVIIHDLPP, from the coding sequence ATGAGGGTTCTTCTCGACACCAGCTTCGTTCTCCCCGTGTTGGGGGTTGAGGTTAAGGGCACGGAGAGCTCTCTGGAGAGGCTCTCCTCCCACGAGGTCTTTTTCTCCGAGATCTCTATGCTCGAGGCCCTTTGGGTACTCAAGAAGATGAGCAAATCCGGAACTCGGGTGGACATGAAAAGGGTGAAGGAAGGGCTCCTCAGCCTCTCAGGCTTCAAACGCGTCAAAACTCCCCTTAGGGTGTTCTACCTAGCGAGGCTGAACCAGGATAGACATAGGGACATGATAGACCTTACCCTTTACTTCACAGCCCTTTCCCTCAACATGAAATTCCTTACCTTGGACAAGGAGCTCGAGAGGATAGACGACAAAGGTGTCATCATCCACGATCTCCCGCCCTAG
- a CDS encoding AbrB/MazE/SpoVT family DNA-binding domain-containing protein, with protein sequence MKTQVKLGKKYMIRIPKGIAEELDLKEGTRFILRVRGDEMILKPIRDPVWLAIHGKKFATISPEEVERISEEEQSRTEGE encoded by the coding sequence ATGAAGACTCAAGTAAAATTGGGCAAGAAATACATGATAAGGATTCCCAAGGGGATTGCCGAGGAATTGGATCTCAAGGAAGGGACCAGGTTCATTCTTAGGGTGAGGGGGGACGAAATGATCCTGAAACCCATCAGGGATCCTGTGTGGCTGGCAATTCACGGCAAGAAGTTCGCCACTATATCGCCAGAAGAAGTGGAAAGGATTAGCGAGGAAGAACAGTCTAGGACCGAGGGGGAATGA
- a CDS encoding MFS transporter: MKDIFKPLDEKRLSFFHIKSLVTTGMGVFTDGYDLSSIGIVLLLVLSEFGITSKSPDYVSLTAAISGSALAGAAIGAIIFGLLSNQGRKKFYGIDVTLMTVGALLQAFVTDPTELIIVRFLLGLGVGADYVLSPMIMAEHANAKDRGKIIALGFGLFWGFGATLAAILYLALQAAGVPPSLVWRIVLAAGAIPSASVIYLRRKIPETARFLGRIRGDTEGVKGVIREVTGTEVNLTSNLKDNTSFGEYFRRNWALFLSACILWFLFDIVAYSGILFGPSLIASSLGINSGVFQLLIEGAFTIPGGIIALSLIDRVGRKPLQVVGFVVMAVALMSFAFYKSSAGASFSPIIAFFLYGLQNLGSQAGPGSVSASGILGVELAPTKVRGLVQSLTVASGRIGATLTSFVFPSLFHEYGESFAVYFLATIAAIAAVITLVAIPETKRKPLEESSREVSVETA, encoded by the coding sequence ATGAAGGATATATTTAAACCGTTAGACGAGAAAAGGCTTTCCTTTTTCCATATCAAATCCCTTGTGACCACGGGAATGGGTGTTTTCACCGATGGATATGACCTTTCCTCCATTGGTATTGTCCTCCTGTTAGTCCTCTCGGAGTTCGGAATAACGTCAAAGAGCCCAGATTACGTTTCCCTTACTGCGGCAATTTCCGGATCCGCGCTAGCAGGGGCTGCAATAGGCGCCATAATCTTTGGTTTGCTATCTAACCAGGGAAGGAAGAAGTTTTACGGGATCGACGTAACCCTCATGACAGTGGGAGCCCTCTTACAGGCCTTCGTGACAGATCCCACAGAGTTGATAATAGTTAGGTTCCTTTTAGGACTAGGAGTCGGTGCCGACTACGTTCTATCTCCCATGATCATGGCTGAGCACGCTAACGCCAAGGATAGGGGAAAGATAATTGCTCTAGGATTTGGTTTGTTTTGGGGATTTGGCGCGACGCTAGCAGCTATTCTATATCTTGCCCTACAGGCGGCAGGGGTACCTCCTTCACTAGTCTGGAGAATTGTGCTGGCAGCAGGTGCGATACCCTCAGCTTCTGTGATCTATCTGCGAAGAAAGATTCCTGAAACTGCGAGATTCCTTGGAAGGATAAGGGGAGATACTGAGGGAGTGAAGGGAGTAATTAGGGAAGTCACGGGAACCGAGGTAAATCTCACCTCTAATCTCAAGGATAACACTAGCTTCGGCGAGTACTTCAGGAGGAACTGGGCACTTTTCCTATCGGCATGTATACTTTGGTTCCTCTTTGACATAGTGGCGTACTCGGGAATATTGTTTGGTCCAAGCCTCATTGCGAGCAGTCTAGGAATTAATTCAGGAGTATTTCAACTTTTAATTGAAGGAGCCTTCACCATACCTGGAGGGATAATAGCTCTGTCCTTGATTGACAGAGTTGGAAGGAAACCACTGCAGGTTGTAGGATTCGTGGTAATGGCAGTTGCCTTAATGTCCTTTGCCTTTTACAAGAGTTCAGCTGGGGCATCTTTCTCACCTATTATAGCCTTCTTCCTTTACGGACTGCAGAACTTGGGGTCACAGGCTGGACCTGGCTCAGTATCCGCATCAGGAATTCTTGGGGTAGAGCTTGCTCCAACCAAGGTAAGAGGACTGGTGCAGTCACTAACAGTGGCATCAGGAAGAATAGGAGCCACTCTGACATCCTTCGTCTTTCCATCACTTTTCCATGAGTACGGCGAGTCGTTTGCTGTGTATTTCCTTGCAACCATAGCGGCAATTGCTGCGGTCATAACTTTAGTAGCCATACCTGAAACGAAGAGGAAACCGTTGGAAGAGTCCTCTAGAGAAGTAAGTGTAGAGACTGCGTGA
- a CDS encoding PadR family transcriptional regulator — translation MFGQWQRKRGLANLILTLLDSKGEMTGAQIMREIEKVTQGIWRPSPGAVYPALDKMESEGLITVSKVERSQRYYAITEKGKRLLSPQGSLEVVIGDLEYNVRYLLDNRDLLTPDLKEKLKEILEEMEAILK, via the coding sequence ATGTTTGGCCAATGGCAAAGGAAGAGAGGGCTCGCAAACCTGATTCTAACGCTTCTGGACTCTAAGGGGGAGATGACAGGAGCCCAGATAATGAGGGAGATTGAGAAGGTCACGCAGGGTATCTGGAGGCCCTCTCCAGGAGCGGTTTATCCGGCACTGGATAAAATGGAGTCAGAGGGTCTCATCACGGTATCAAAGGTGGAAAGGTCACAGCGTTACTACGCAATCACAGAAAAGGGGAAGAGGTTGCTCTCGCCTCAGGGCAGTCTGGAGGTAGTAATAGGAGACCTAGAGTATAACGTTAGATATCTTCTGGATAATAGGGATCTCCTCACCCCAGATCTTAAGGAGAAATTGAAGGAGATCCTCGAGGAGATGGAGGCGATTCTCAAGTGA
- a CDS encoding ABC transporter ATP-binding protein, translating to MIDVSHLSKTFQVKGKEIHALSDITFEVKTGEICGLVGHNGAGKTTLVKILSTLIIPDSGEARVEGHDVVSEANIVRKLLGVMTVSERAFYYRLTGMENLMFFASIRGLSLGESRSRAKELLEMVGLLDWKDIPYMKYSTGMARKLALARALITDPPVILMDEPTLGMDPISSREFRRLVEGLAKRKTVLMTSHNMAEVEDLAQRVVILNRGSVVASGSPQELKERVGTMKLVRTRSPDARLRKFVVGLSDQYFLVRVPEHFNVEGDEVRREPATLEDVFVSLTDEADSTTNRSRGGGGWRRWAS from the coding sequence GTGATAGATGTGTCCCACCTATCGAAGACCTTCCAAGTGAAGGGGAAAGAGATCCACGCGTTGAGCGATATAACGTTCGAGGTGAAGACAGGTGAGATATGTGGCCTTGTGGGACATAACGGAGCTGGAAAGACTACCCTTGTAAAGATCCTTTCAACCCTAATAATTCCAGACAGTGGAGAGGCCAGGGTCGAGGGTCATGACGTGGTTAGCGAGGCCAATATTGTCAGAAAGTTGCTGGGCGTTATGACTGTCAGCGAGAGGGCCTTCTACTACAGGCTCACGGGAATGGAGAACCTCATGTTCTTTGCGTCAATCCGAGGTCTTTCCCTAGGGGAGTCAAGGTCAAGGGCGAAGGAACTCTTGGAAATGGTAGGACTCCTAGATTGGAAGGACATCCCTTACATGAAGTATAGCACAGGGATGGCCAGAAAACTCGCTCTAGCCAGGGCATTGATCACCGACCCTCCCGTGATCCTCATGGACGAGCCAACCCTGGGAATGGACCCAATCTCCTCGAGGGAATTTCGTAGGCTAGTTGAGGGGTTGGCCAAGAGAAAGACCGTATTAATGACGTCACATAACATGGCCGAAGTGGAGGACCTGGCCCAGAGGGTAGTAATCCTGAACAGGGGTAGTGTAGTTGCCAGCGGTTCTCCCCAGGAACTAAAGGAGAGGGTGGGAACCATGAAGTTGGTTAGAACAAGGTCACCCGATGCGAGGCTAAGAAAATTCGTTGTGGGACTATCAGATCAGTACTTCTTGGTACGGGTCCCGGAGCACTTCAACGTTGAGGGAGATGAGGTTAGAAGGGAACCCGCCACGTTGGAGGACGTTTTCGTGTCTCTTACGGATGAAGCAGATTCCACGACCAACAGATCTAGGGGAGGTGGAGGTTGGAGAAGATGGGCATCCTAA
- a CDS encoding ABC transporter permease: protein MGILTKLYAYIYLRGFRIWSSYKTQMVLNVLSWVLPVFTYYFVGTSLGGDLENFTGVTNYTAFVVIGLAFQGYVSSTITTISQRLRNEQLYGTIEYYVLSEGGVLSFLVYSALWGFTINSVNAGVILGIGEMLHVHFEINPVSTLVVFALLLSSALGLSMISAGFTMLVKQGNPISFFFSTFTTLMSGTVFPVTVLPSWIKEISLAIPLTWALNGLRLTMLDGYGIGGVGEIVLVLVLFNAVLLPLGGWFYLYSFNRSRRKGTLSEY from the coding sequence ATGGGCATCCTAACCAAGTTATATGCCTACATCTACCTGAGAGGATTTAGGATCTGGAGCAGTTACAAGACTCAGATGGTTCTAAATGTTCTATCGTGGGTTTTACCCGTTTTCACCTACTACTTTGTGGGCACTTCTTTGGGCGGAGACCTCGAGAACTTCACAGGTGTTACCAACTACACGGCATTCGTGGTGATTGGGCTAGCGTTTCAAGGTTACGTGTCCTCTACAATAACCACCATAAGTCAGAGACTTAGAAACGAACAGCTTTACGGCACCATAGAGTACTACGTGCTATCAGAGGGTGGAGTTCTCTCCTTTCTTGTTTACTCCGCGTTGTGGGGTTTCACAATAAATTCCGTTAATGCGGGAGTCATCCTGGGGATTGGGGAGATGCTACATGTTCACTTCGAGATTAATCCAGTATCAACCTTGGTAGTTTTCGCCCTACTCCTGTCATCTGCCCTGGGGCTCTCAATGATTTCTGCAGGTTTCACCATGTTGGTGAAGCAGGGAAACCCAATCTCCTTCTTCTTCTCTACCTTTACCACGCTGATGTCGGGGACGGTTTTTCCAGTCACGGTATTGCCAAGCTGGATAAAGGAGATTAGCCTAGCCATACCCCTAACCTGGGCCCTAAACGGTCTCAGACTCACAATGTTAGACGGTTACGGAATAGGCGGAGTGGGGGAGATCGTGTTAGTTCTCGTGCTCTTCAACGCAGTTCTCTTACCGCTGGGTGGATGGTTCTACCTTTACTCCTTTAACAGGTCCAGGAGAAAGGGAACCTTGAGCGAGTATTAA
- a CDS encoding DUF488 domain-containing protein yields MIKIKRVYDEASSDDGVRVLVDLLWPRGLRKEEAKIDLWMRQVAPSDELRKWFGHDPRRWEEFKRRYLDELRNNPAVKDLVELASNRDVTLLFSARDRERNNAVVLKEYVEEELKSRGKGLK; encoded by the coding sequence ATGATAAAGATCAAAAGGGTATACGACGAGGCCTCGAGCGACGATGGAGTCAGGGTATTGGTTGATTTGCTGTGGCCCAGGGGACTCAGGAAAGAGGAGGCCAAGATTGACCTCTGGATGAGGCAAGTCGCTCCTTCAGATGAGCTGAGGAAGTGGTTTGGTCACGATCCTAGAAGGTGGGAAGAGTTCAAGCGAAGATATCTAGATGAGCTGAGAAACAACCCCGCCGTGAAGGATCTAGTGGAGCTTGCCAGTAACAGGGATGTGACGCTCCTATTCTCAGCCAGGGACAGGGAAAGAAACAACGCAGTCGTGTTGAAGGAATACGTGGAAGAGGAACTGAAAAGTAGGGGAAAAGGGCTTAAATAA
- a CDS encoding APC family permease → MNFEPMASGKEDQKGIKGSLFARESSGLVREINWLTAMFISMGFIAFYVLPISYLSGLSISPNGLVVIGALLSWIVLLPHGYLWTKISEKFQRTAADYVFASRVLHPAIGVGTGLVFGISQMIFDAAIVYDGVGQLQTGFSALGTDFGGSYTSLATTLGNPFTILAIGAITFTGVIAINIFLPKYTNQIMGGITIVALVTFVLTGILMHYVTPASITASGYDYSSIVKASSSATPLFSNPILATIGLMVFTASFLPFVNGATSVAGEVRGGSKAFRIGVLAALVVAGLLITFFISSSVSTLTSEFFIGAGVLGPNYSNLLNPIFDVVVSFRNLPLDLFLVIGSYFWYLAIMFAVALFVSRYFMAVAFDKALPTIVSYVSERYHSPVVAHLIDEAITIGSLTVITVTPLSSAFFYGMDTADAMALLFGFIVVILASIVASIRRNGLELKGNRAVILGISIADLIVMSVYGFYWFGNSTIYLGINMNPVTWLIVSSPFIAGIIIYFVMRWYRLRKEDIDIKYSFQEIPPE, encoded by the coding sequence TTGAATTTTGAACCAATGGCAAGCGGTAAAGAAGATCAAAAAGGAATTAAGGGTTCCCTTTTTGCAAGGGAGTCCTCAGGTTTAGTCAGGGAAATAAACTGGCTAACTGCCATGTTTATTAGCATGGGCTTCATTGCATTCTACGTCCTTCCAATATCCTACCTATCGGGTCTCTCAATCTCTCCGAACGGGCTTGTGGTTATTGGCGCCCTACTCAGCTGGATAGTTCTTCTCCCCCACGGTTATTTATGGACAAAAATAAGCGAGAAATTTCAGAGAACTGCTGCAGATTACGTTTTTGCGAGTAGAGTGTTACATCCTGCTATCGGAGTGGGAACAGGGCTTGTCTTCGGCATCTCCCAGATGATATTTGACGCTGCCATAGTTTACGATGGCGTGGGCCAGCTACAGACAGGTTTTTCGGCACTGGGGACAGATTTTGGAGGCTCCTACACGTCATTGGCAACTACCTTAGGGAACCCCTTCACAATTCTCGCGATAGGAGCAATTACCTTCACAGGAGTAATTGCAATAAACATCTTTCTGCCAAAGTATACCAATCAAATAATGGGTGGAATAACTATTGTAGCCTTAGTAACCTTTGTATTAACAGGGATACTGATGCATTACGTTACGCCCGCATCGATAACTGCGTCTGGATACGATTACAGCTCCATAGTGAAGGCGAGTTCTTCTGCGACACCACTCTTCAGCAATCCGATCTTAGCTACAATTGGTCTTATGGTGTTCACTGCGAGTTTCCTTCCATTTGTTAATGGAGCCACTTCAGTCGCTGGGGAGGTCCGAGGGGGAAGTAAGGCGTTCAGGATCGGAGTACTAGCAGCTCTTGTTGTTGCGGGTCTGCTAATAACCTTCTTCATCTCTTCGTCAGTTAGTACGCTTACTTCAGAGTTTTTCATAGGAGCTGGAGTCTTGGGACCGAACTATTCTAATCTCCTAAACCCAATATTTGATGTAGTAGTGAGTTTCAGGAACTTGCCTTTAGATCTCTTTCTTGTGATAGGGTCTTACTTCTGGTACCTTGCCATAATGTTCGCTGTCGCCCTCTTCGTATCTAGGTATTTTATGGCTGTGGCCTTTGACAAGGCCCTACCAACAATTGTCTCATATGTTAGTGAGAGATATCATTCCCCTGTGGTGGCACATCTGATCGACGAAGCAATAACAATTGGTAGTCTCACCGTTATCACTGTCACACCTCTCAGCTCTGCCTTCTTTTATGGCATGGATACTGCTGATGCCATGGCTCTGCTCTTCGGCTTCATAGTGGTCATTCTGGCGTCCATAGTCGCATCAATCAGAAGAAATGGATTAGAACTAAAGGGAAACAGGGCCGTAATACTAGGAATATCCATTGCTGACCTAATAGTCATGAGTGTATACGGTTTCTATTGGTTTGGAAATTCCACAATTTACCTAGGAATAAACATGAATCCGGTCACCTGGCTCATAGTCTCTTCTCCTTTCATTGCTGGAATAATCATTTACTTCGTAATGAGATGGTACAGGCTAAGAAAAGAGGATATCGATATCAAATACTCATTCCAGGAAATTCCGCCAGAGTAG
- a CDS encoding arginine deiminase family protein: MIQVQVKAEYSPLRKVVVATPGNEKTRLTPKTLYELQYAEIPDPVELKLEHDEFVKKLRENGAEVINLREEVMKLKEEELVALIKSSSECDILLDNLDKELMAEILISGLTAKEAKEMGANVLIPENEEFCVKPLVNIMFTRDPGMVLGGTYVSGKMRWESRRREPEIFTAILKPKNVLKVEKGFFEGGDFFPLDGRLLMGFGTRSSGLGLSYTVPKLMESGEIDEAILVKLDTPELHPNKGIGHLDTVMGIPAQDVIVYYKSLLDKSSVYLYKGKEIVRDNRVLSEVMKDYLGHDLRIVNIGNAEYYAEEREHWLLASNIIVVGKNKIIAYEHNRLTNRLMTEAGIEIITFKGNEIIKEGGERSGPRCMTLPLQKY, encoded by the coding sequence ATGATACAGGTCCAGGTTAAGGCAGAGTATAGCCCACTTAGGAAAGTAGTCGTGGCAACTCCAGGAAATGAGAAAACTAGGTTAACTCCAAAGACGCTTTACGAGCTACAATATGCAGAAATTCCCGATCCAGTAGAGCTGAAACTGGAGCACGACGAGTTTGTGAAGAAGTTAAGGGAGAACGGAGCTGAGGTCATAAACCTGAGGGAAGAGGTCATGAAGCTTAAGGAGGAAGAATTGGTCGCTCTAATAAAGTCTAGTAGCGAGTGTGATATTTTACTAGACAACCTCGATAAAGAGTTGATGGCCGAGATACTGATCTCCGGCCTGACTGCTAAGGAGGCAAAGGAAATGGGAGCCAACGTCTTAATTCCCGAAAATGAAGAATTTTGCGTAAAACCATTAGTTAATATCATGTTTACAAGGGATCCAGGGATGGTACTGGGAGGCACGTATGTCTCTGGAAAGATGAGATGGGAGTCGAGAAGAAGGGAGCCAGAGATCTTCACCGCGATACTTAAACCTAAAAATGTATTGAAAGTGGAAAAAGGATTCTTCGAGGGAGGAGATTTCTTTCCACTAGACGGGAGGCTTCTCATGGGATTTGGAACCAGAAGTAGTGGGTTAGGACTTAGTTACACTGTCCCTAAACTCATGGAGAGTGGAGAAATTGATGAGGCTATACTGGTAAAGCTGGACACACCAGAACTTCATCCCAACAAGGGTATAGGTCATTTAGACACTGTTATGGGTATCCCAGCCCAGGACGTTATAGTCTATTACAAGTCTCTTCTTGATAAATCGAGCGTTTACCTATATAAAGGGAAGGAGATAGTGCGGGACAATAGGGTTCTCAGCGAAGTGATGAAGGATTATTTGGGTCACGATCTAAGGATTGTCAATATAGGGAATGCTGAATATTATGCTGAAGAGAGGGAACATTGGCTTCTAGCTAGTAATATTATTGTAGTAGGTAAAAACAAGATCATAGCCTATGAACATAACAGACTGACCAATAGGCTCATGACGGAGGCGGGTATAGAGATTATAACATTCAAAGGAAATGAAATTATAAAGGAGGGCGGAGAGCGGAGCGGTCCTAGATGCATGACACTCCCACTGCAAAAGTATTGA